One window of the Methylovirgula sp. HY1 genome contains the following:
- the pqqE gene encoding pyrroloquinoline quinone biosynthesis protein PqqE — protein MNAPQTLSEATTKRIAAPVGLLAELTYRCPLACPYCSNPLEIEARESELDTQSWQRVFSEAADIGILHAHLSGGEPVSRRDLPEIVGHCAKVGLYTNLITSGVGLTRDSLRRLADLGLDHVQLSIQDVDAVSADHIAGYKGGFARKMDVAKWVREADLPLTINAVIHRANIERAGRMVEFAVELGARRVEIAHTQYYAWALVNRKALMPSRAQTEKAVAEVEALREVYAGKIVIDHVIPDYYANYPKACMGGWAKRTLNVTPWGKALPCHAAETIRNLEFWSVTDHSLADIWWNSPAFNAFRGTDWMPEPCRSCERKEIDYGGCRCQALALTGDARNADPICHRSPDHDKVEAIAATFDGTETEIPDYVYRRYKAAAVK, from the coding sequence ATGAACGCGCCTCAAACTCTGTCGGAAGCCACGACGAAACGTATCGCCGCGCCGGTCGGTCTGCTGGCCGAGCTCACTTATCGATGCCCACTCGCTTGCCCGTATTGCTCCAATCCTTTGGAGATCGAGGCACGCGAGAGCGAACTCGATACGCAGAGCTGGCAGCGGGTGTTTTCCGAGGCCGCGGACATTGGCATCCTGCATGCGCATCTTTCCGGCGGCGAGCCGGTGTCGCGGCGCGATCTCCCCGAGATCGTCGGGCATTGCGCCAAGGTCGGCCTTTATACGAATCTCATTACCTCGGGCGTCGGTCTCACCCGCGATTCGCTACGGCGTTTGGCCGATCTCGGCCTCGATCATGTTCAGCTCTCGATCCAGGATGTCGACGCTGTTTCGGCGGATCATATCGCCGGCTATAAGGGTGGTTTCGCGCGCAAGATGGACGTGGCGAAATGGGTGCGAGAGGCGGATCTGCCGCTGACGATCAATGCGGTGATCCACCGTGCCAATATCGAGCGTGCGGGGCGCATGGTCGAATTCGCGGTCGAACTCGGCGCGCGGCGGGTCGAGATCGCACATACGCAATATTATGCCTGGGCGCTCGTCAATCGGAAAGCGCTGATGCCGTCGCGGGCGCAGACCGAAAAGGCGGTAGCGGAAGTCGAGGCGCTGCGCGAAGTTTACGCCGGCAAGATCGTGATCGATCATGTGATCCCGGATTATTATGCAAACTACCCGAAGGCTTGCATGGGCGGCTGGGCGAAGCGCACGCTGAATGTCACGCCCTGGGGCAAAGCCCTGCCCTGCCATGCGGCGGAAACCATCCGCAATCTCGAATTCTGGTCGGTGACCGACCATTCGCTCGCCGACATCTGGTGGAATTCGCCGGCCTTCAATGCCTTCCGGGGCACCGATTGGATGCCGGAGCCTTGCCGCTCCTGCGAGCGCAAGGAAATCGATTATGGCGGCTGCCGGTGCCAAGCGCTGGCGTTGACCGGCGATGCCCGCAATGCCGATCCGATCTGCCATCGCTCGCCGGATCACGACAAGGTGGAGGCGATCGCCGCGACTTTCGACGGGACCGAGACCGAAATTCCCGATTATGTCTATCGCCGCTACAAAGCGGCGGCGGTGAAATAA
- a CDS encoding gamma-glutamylcyclotransferase: MMHAQGRDADLWVFGYGSLMWRPGFSFAEHQIATVRGYHRALCVYSHVHRGTPDRPGLVLGLDSGGACKGMAFRVPAPMAEATIAYLRQREQVTSVYRELLLPVRLVDGRRMIALCYAVDRHHAQYAGRLDKADLERLVRQGHGVSGANPDYICNTHAHLAQLGIRDTALEWLVQRFAAEAADPEQALAG, encoded by the coding sequence ATGATGCACGCACAGGGTCGCGACGCGGACCTCTGGGTCTTCGGCTATGGTTCTTTGATGTGGCGGCCGGGCTTCAGCTTTGCCGAACATCAAATCGCGACCGTGCGCGGCTATCATCGCGCACTCTGCGTCTATTCGCATGTCCATCGTGGGACGCCGGATAGGCCAGGCCTCGTTCTCGGTCTCGACAGCGGCGGTGCTTGCAAGGGGATGGCCTTTCGTGTGCCTGCGCCCATGGCTGAGGCCACAATTGCCTATCTGCGCCAGCGCGAACAGGTGACAAGCGTCTATCGCGAATTGCTTCTGCCGGTCCGGCTCGTGGACGGACGCCGCATGATCGCGCTTTGCTATGCGGTCGATCGGCACCATGCCCAATATGCCGGGCGGCTCGACAAGGCAGATCTCGAACGCTTGGTGCGGCAGGGCCACGGCGTCTCCGGCGCCAATCCCGATTACATTTGCAACACCCATGCGCATCTTGCGCAACTCGGGATTCGCGACACGGCCCTCGAATGGCTGGTCCAGCGATTCGCGGCGGAGGCTGCCGATCCGGAGCAAGCGTTGGCCGGATAA
- the pqqD gene encoding pyrroloquinoline quinone biosynthesis peptide chaperone PqqD: MSAAAVIADDVKPRLPRGVRLKHDDTRGEWLLLAPERVVKTDAIAVEILKRCDGVATLGEIVDGLAEQFKVERDRVATDVRGLLGELAAKRMVDL, from the coding sequence ATGAGCGCCGCTGCGGTTATCGCCGATGATGTCAAGCCGCGGCTGCCGCGCGGCGTCCGTTTGAAGCATGATGACACGCGTGGCGAATGGCTGCTGTTGGCGCCGGAGCGTGTGGTCAAGACGGACGCGATTGCAGTCGAAATCTTGAAGCGCTGCGATGGCGTCGCGACATTGGGAGAGATCGTCGACGGGCTTGCCGAGCAGTTCAAGGTCGAACGGGATCGGGTGGCGACCGATGTTCGCGGACTTCTCGGCGAGCTTGCCGCCAAACGTATGGTGGATTTATGA
- a CDS encoding SDR family NAD(P)-dependent oxidoreductase, which yields MSHCELSEIIMQGKTIVVTGGTSGIGEVAALALAGMGARIVLVARNKGRGEATLARLEQQAPGVGHRLHYADLAQLAEMKRVAVEIAAAEPRIDILINNAGAMFANREVTKDGFEKTFATDHLSYFVLTAGLRERLLAAGSARIINTSSHAHKTAQFDINDLQSTKNYTSFLAYGRAKLANILFTRELARRTAGTGVTVNCLHPGFVATRFGDEAGGLIGHVIGLAKVLAISPEEGAKTLIYLATAPEVATKSGEYFYKSRRTAPARAGRDDAMARALWEKSVALTGVDWV from the coding sequence ATGTCTCATTGCGAATTGTCGGAGATCATCATGCAGGGCAAGACCATTGTCGTCACGGGCGGCACGTCGGGCATAGGAGAAGTGGCGGCGCTCGCTCTTGCCGGCATGGGGGCACGGATCGTCCTCGTCGCGCGTAATAAGGGGCGCGGCGAGGCCACTCTGGCGCGGCTCGAACAGCAGGCGCCGGGCGTCGGGCATCGGCTCCATTATGCCGATCTCGCGCAGCTTGCGGAGATGAAGCGCGTCGCCGTCGAAATCGCCGCTGCCGAACCGCGCATCGATATATTGATCAACAATGCGGGCGCGATGTTCGCCAATCGTGAAGTGACCAAGGACGGGTTCGAAAAGACCTTCGCCACGGATCATCTGTCCTATTTCGTTTTGACCGCGGGTTTACGCGAACGCCTGCTGGCTGCTGGGTCGGCGCGCATCATCAATACGTCCTCGCATGCGCACAAGACGGCGCAATTCGATATCAACGATCTACAATCGACAAAGAACTATACGAGCTTCCTGGCCTATGGCCGCGCCAAGCTGGCAAATATATTGTTTACGCGGGAACTGGCGCGCCGCACCGCCGGCACAGGCGTGACCGTCAATTGCCTGCACCCTGGCTTTGTGGCGACACGCTTCGGCGATGAGGCCGGCGGTTTGATCGGCCATGTCATCGGCCTCGCGAAAGTTCTCGCGATATCTCCAGAGGAAGGGGCGAAGACGCTCATTTATCTTGCGACCGCGCCTGAGGTCGCGACGAAGAGCGGCGAATATTTTTATAAGAGCCGGCGGACGGCGCCGGCACGGGCCGGACGCGACGACGCCATGGCGCGCGCGCTATGGGAAAAGAGCGTCGCGCTCACCGGCGTCGATTGGGTTTAG
- the pqqC gene encoding pyrroloquinoline-quinone synthase PqqC, with the protein MTASLMSAEELEAVLRQVGAERYHNRHRFHARQYGGHCTYEEVQAWALNRYYYQSMIPIKDATVLTRLTDTEDRRQWRKRIEDHDGLQEGDGGIERWLKLTDSLGFSRDYVMSAEGILPATRFSVDAYVEFCRDRTPLEAVASSLTELFSPNIISERLTGMLANYDFVSKETLAYFSQRPPQAKRDSEWALAYVKSHATSRAEQDAVVKALEFKCSVLWTQLDALWTGYVDKYVPPGAWEPGTHVASRERAA; encoded by the coding sequence ATGACTGCGAGCCTTATGAGCGCAGAGGAATTGGAAGCCGTTTTGCGGCAAGTCGGCGCCGAGCGCTATCATAACCGGCATCGCTTCCACGCGCGTCAATATGGCGGCCACTGCACTTACGAGGAAGTCCAGGCCTGGGCGCTGAACCGCTACTACTATCAGTCGATGATCCCCATCAAGGATGCGACCGTCCTGACCCGCTTGACCGACACCGAAGACCGGCGGCAATGGCGCAAGCGCATCGAGGATCATGACGGGCTGCAGGAAGGCGACGGCGGCATCGAGCGCTGGTTGAAGCTCACCGACAGTCTCGGTTTTTCGCGGGATTATGTGATGTCGGCGGAAGGAATTCTTCCGGCCACGCGCTTCTCCGTCGATGCTTATGTCGAATTCTGCCGCGATCGCACGCCGCTCGAAGCGGTTGCCTCGTCGCTCACCGAATTGTTCTCGCCGAACATCATCAGCGAGAGGCTGACCGGCATGCTGGCGAATTATGATTTCGTCAGCAAAGAGACGCTTGCCTATTTCTCGCAGCGGCCGCCGCAGGCCAAGCGCGATTCCGAATGGGCCTTAGCCTATGTGAAGAGCCATGCGACGAGCCGCGCCGAGCAGGATGCGGTGGTCAAGGCGCTCGAATTCAAATGCAGCGTGCTGTGGACGCAGCTCGATGCGTTGTGGACTGGGTATGTCGACAAATATGTGCCGCCGGGCGCTTGGGAGCCGGGCACGCATGTCGCCAGCCGCGAGCGGGCGGCATGA
- the pqqB gene encoding pyrroloquinoline quinone biosynthesis protein PqqB, with translation MHIVVLGSGAGGGFPQWNCLCPVCQLAWAGDPRVKPRTQSSLAISSDGEKWLLLNASPDLRQQIIATRRLHPHGASRQTPIAGVFVTNGDVDHLTGLLTMREQQKFTLYGSKLTLALTGTSVFGVLNKELVRSVPVQLETPVDTGLGLSITPFAVPGKVPLWLEGAQVEIGTEDESTVGLEITEGTKRFYYIPGCAEVTPKIQERIRGADLLFFDGTTFTDDEMVKLGLSHKTAWRMGHVAMSGENGSMSRLADLGIGRRIYVHINNTNPVLIEDSPERRSVEKAGWDVAYDGMEVTL, from the coding sequence ATGCATATCGTCGTTCTTGGTTCGGGAGCCGGTGGCGGATTTCCACAGTGGAACTGCCTATGTCCTGTCTGCCAACTCGCATGGGCCGGCGATCCGCGTGTGAAGCCGCGGACTCAGTCGAGCCTGGCGATCAGCAGCGACGGCGAGAAATGGCTGTTGTTGAATGCGTCACCTGACCTTCGGCAACAAATCATCGCGACGCGACGGCTTCATCCCCACGGTGCGAGCCGGCAAACGCCGATTGCCGGTGTCTTCGTGACCAATGGAGATGTCGATCATCTCACCGGCCTGTTGACCATGCGTGAGCAGCAGAAGTTCACCCTCTACGGCAGCAAGCTGACTTTGGCGCTGACGGGGACCAGTGTCTTCGGCGTCTTGAACAAAGAGCTGGTGCGTAGCGTGCCGGTGCAGCTCGAAACCCCTGTCGATACGGGGCTCGGCTTGAGCATCACGCCTTTTGCGGTGCCGGGCAAAGTGCCGCTCTGGCTCGAAGGCGCGCAGGTCGAAATCGGGACGGAAGACGAGTCGACCGTGGGACTCGAAATCACCGAAGGCACAAAGCGATTTTATTATATTCCCGGCTGCGCCGAGGTGACGCCGAAGATTCAGGAAAGGATCAGAGGCGCCGATCTCCTCTTCTTCGACGGCACGACCTTCACCGACGACGAAATGGTGAAACTCGGCCTGTCGCATAAGACCGCCTGGCGCATGGGCCATGTGGCGATGAGCGGTGAGAATGGCTCGATGAGCCGCTTGGCCGATCTCGGCATCGGCCGCAGGATCTATGTGCATATCAACAATACAAATCCGGTGCTGATCGAGGATTCGCCAGAACGCCGGAGTGTCGAAAAAGCAGGGTGGGACGTAGCCTACGACGGCATGGAGGTGACGCTATGA
- a CDS encoding DUF2125 domain-containing protein: protein MPRKPLSFRPWLLLIVGLVLFVALVWTVVWYVVVRQSASSLDAWIAREKAFNRSWSCPDRQINGFPFTIEITCSKPHFDGNIFGRHYSGSLSGFVANAKFTRPNDVRVRVASPFAVISDDKRVALTLSWDQLDILLAGLPQNMATISITGQTLSLQGHAQGLNPLKGHATRVTATFARAAGRQDHAYNFNIFLDGASSPALDSYFGTVSPTDLTAEGDITQVRVDPGRVPAESLNRWRAVGGHVDLAKLTVTRGAMKFSANGMLTVDATHRLQGQLDTQCVGFQPILRRLGVNPALITAGSLLSSLLGGRRPTTPAAGPQPLHLPIGFDGGRLNVGPIRTSLRLPPVY, encoded by the coding sequence ATGCCGCGTAAGCCTTTGTCATTTCGGCCTTGGCTCCTTTTAATCGTCGGCCTTGTCCTTTTCGTCGCGCTCGTCTGGACGGTCGTCTGGTACGTCGTCGTTCGGCAAAGCGCTTCGAGCCTCGATGCCTGGATCGCGCGGGAAAAAGCCTTCAATCGGAGCTGGAGCTGCCCGGACCGGCAAATCAACGGATTCCCCTTCACCATCGAGATCACCTGCAGCAAGCCACATTTCGACGGCAATATTTTCGGGCGGCATTATTCGGGCTCTCTCAGCGGTTTTGTCGCCAATGCGAAATTCACACGGCCCAATGATGTGAGGGTCCGCGTCGCCTCGCCTTTCGCGGTGATCTCCGACGACAAGCGGGTCGCTCTCACGCTGAGCTGGGACCAGCTCGACATTCTTCTTGCCGGCCTGCCGCAGAACATGGCGACGATTTCGATCACCGGCCAAACGCTGAGCTTGCAAGGCCATGCACAGGGGCTCAACCCGCTCAAGGGCCACGCGACCCGCGTGACGGCAACCTTCGCGCGCGCTGCCGGGCGTCAGGACCATGCCTATAATTTCAATATTTTCCTGGACGGCGCTTCGTCTCCTGCCCTGGACAGCTATTTCGGCACTGTTTCGCCGACCGACTTAACCGCCGAAGGCGATATTACACAGGTGCGGGTCGATCCGGGGCGCGTGCCGGCCGAAAGTTTGAATCGATGGCGAGCCGTCGGGGGCCACGTCGACCTGGCCAAGCTCACTGTGACCCGCGGCGCCATGAAATTCAGCGCAAATGGGATGCTGACGGTCGACGCTACGCATCGGCTTCAGGGCCAACTCGACACGCAATGCGTCGGCTTTCAGCCAATATTGCGCCGCCTCGGCGTCAATCCGGCGCTCATCACGGCCGGATCCTTGCTGTCGAGTCTTCTCGGCGGTCGTCGCCCCACGACGCCGGCGGCTGGGCCGCAACCGCTGCATCTGCCGATCGGCTTCGATGGTGGCCGTCTCAATGTCGGGCCGATCCGCACGTCGCTGCGCCTGCCGCCCGTCTATTGA